A window of Aeromicrobium sp. Sec7.5 genomic DNA:
GATCCGCATCGAGCGGATGCTGCCCTGGATCGAACAGACCACCGCCGACCTGCCCGCCGAGCAGGCAGCCCTGATCCAACGCTTCGCGCACTGGCACGTGTTGCGACACATGCGCAGAGCCGCCGGCCAAGGCCGCCTGACCCAGACCATCACCGACGCGTCCCGGCGCCGGATCCGCGTCGCGATCGACTTCCTGGCCTTCCTCGAGACCTGCGGCGCCGACGCGGCCACCGCGACCCAGGAGCTGCTCGAGCGCTACCAAGAACACACCGGCAGGGCCTTCAGCCACGAGCACGCCTTCATCGTCTGGCTGCGGGACTCGCGCATCAACACGCGCCTGGTCATCCCTGCCATTCCGCGCCTGACTCCGGCCGTGACCGTCTCCGAGGAGCAACGCTGGGCCGCGGTCGAGCGGCTCCTGCACGACGACAACCTGCGCCACTACGTCCGCATCGGCGGACTGCTGACCCTGCTGTTCGCTCAACCCCTGTCCAGAATCGTCGCGATGCGCACCAGCCAGACCACCGTCACCGACCAGACCGTTCACGTCACCTTCAACACCACGCCCGTCCAGATGCCGCCGCTCCTGGACGACCTGATCCGGCAGCACCTGCAACACCGCGGCAAGAGCCTCTACGCCTCCCGCGAGACCGGCTGGCTCTTCCCCGGCGGCAACCCCGGCCGACACCTCTCCACCGAGGCCATCCGCTCCCAACTCGTCGCGACCGGCATCAAGCCCTACGAGAACCGCAAAGCCACCCTCTTCGGCCTCGCCGGCGACATCCCCGCGCCAGTCCTCGCCGACCTCATCGGCATCACCCACAAGAACGCCGCCGCCTGGGCAGGACTCGCCGCCCGAGACTGGACCACCTACATCGCACAACGAGCCCACTGACCCAGCGATTCGCCCCGAACGAATACGACCCCTGCGCCAGCATTGAAGTTCGGATCACGACCACTTGGAGTCCTCGGCGCGGCCTTGCCGTGCGTGACGATGTCGATTCACAAGCTGACTGCCGGGTCGGGGTACGACTACCTGACCCGCCAGGTCGCCGCGATGGATGCGACCGAGAAGGGTCACACGTCGCTGGCGACGTACTACGCCGACCACGGCGAGACCCCCGGCCAGTGGATGGGCTCGGGGATGGCCGGGATCGACGGTCTGGACGAGGGCGACCCGGTCACGGCTGAGCAGATGAAGGCACTTTTTGGGTTCGGGTTCCACCCGTTGGCCGACTCCAGAGTTGCTCAGCTGACCGACTCGGCGTCGACCGCCGACATCAAGCGCGCCCGTCAGCTGGGCACCCCGTACAAGGTCTATGAGGCCGACGTTCCGCCCTACCGGATCGAGGTCGCCCGCCGCTTGGAGGATCTCAACGTCGCCGCCGGCCGACCGCGAGAGGCGGTCGTGTCGCTCGAGGAACGGGCGCAGGTGCGGACCGAGGTGGCGCGCGAATACTTCGAGCGGGAGCACGGACGCGAGCCGGCTGACGCCCGCGAGCTCGCCTCCTCTGTGGCGCTCTACTCCCGGCCCAAGACCACCGCGGTAGCCGGATATGACCTGACCTTCTCGCCGGTCAAGTCGGTCTCGACACTGTGGGCAGTCGCCGACCCGGCGACGGCGGCGGCGATCGAACGAGCGCACAACGCCGCCGTCAAGGACGCGCTGGCGTTCATCGAGCGCGAAGCGCTGTACACCCGTACCGGTACCAACGGCGTGCGTCAGGTCGACGTCCGCGGCTTGGTCGCCACGGCGTTCACCCACCGCGACTCTCGCGCCGGAGATCCAGACCTCCACACGCACGTTGCAGTCGCGAACAAGGTCCAGACCGCCAAGGACGGCATGTGGCTGGCCATTGACGGACGGCTGATGTTCCAGGCCACAGTTGCTGCGTCGGAGGCCTACAACACCGCCCTCGAGCGGCACCTTGAGGCATCGCTGGGGGTGCGTTTCGAGGAGCGAGAGAACACCGACCGACGCAAGCGGCCGGTGCGCGAGATCGTCGGGGTTGACCCCCGTCTGAACGAGCGTTGGTCGACCAGGCGTCAGAGCATCGAGGAGCGTCGTGACGTCCTGGTCGCGAAGTTCCACGCCGACCACGGCCGTCCGCCGACTGCAGTCGAGGCTGTGCAGCTCGCCCAGCAGGCCACGCTCGAGACCCGCGACGTCAAGCACGAACCTCGCTCGATGCCCGAGCAGCGTGCTCAGTGGGCCGAGCAGGCGACCGGTGTTCTCGGTGTTAGGGGCCTGGAGCAGATGGTCACCACGGCGCTTCGCCCCGCCCCGTTGTCGGCGCAGGCCGCCGCCGATCGCCGCGTCGACGCGGCGTGGATCGGACGTGTCGCCGGTCGCGTCGTCGAGGGTGTGCAGGACCGGCGTAGCACCTGGAACCGCTGGAACCTCATCTCCGAAGCGCAGCGTCACGTGCGCCGCTCCGACGTGCCCGCCGATCAGGTCCAGCACCTCGTGAACCTCGTGGTCGACCAGGCGATCGCCACCTGCCAGCCCTTGGGCGTCGTCGACGACTCGGTCACGGAACCGGAGCAACTGCAGCGGCGCGACGGCGCGAGCGTGTACACCGTCGTCGGAGCAACTCTGTACACCTCGCCGCGCATCCTGGCCGCTGAGCAGCGCATCGTCGAGGCCGCAGGCGTCCGCGACCGGCACCGCGTCGCCCCGGTCGACGTCGACCTCGCGCTCCTGGAAAGCGCCGCCAACGGTGTCGAGCTCAACGCTGGCCAGGACGCGATGGTGCGGGGAATGGCCACCAGCGGCGCCCGCGTCCAGCTGGGAATCGCCGCTGCCGGCACCGGCAAGACCACCGCCATGCGGGTCCTGACCCGCGCCTGGGAGGGCTCCGGTGGCAAAGTCATCGGCCTGGCGCCGTCAGCCGCGGCCGCGGCCGCGCTGCGCGAACAGACCGGCACGACGACCGACACCCTCGCCAAGCTCGTCGACTCCCTGCAGCGCGGCACGGGCGGCGCCCTGGTCGACCAGATCGGGGCCGGGACGCTCGTGGTGATCGATGAAGCCGGCATGGCTGACACCCTGAGCCTGGACACCGCGATCACCGCGGTGCTCGAGCGCGGCGCCTCGGTGCGCCTGATCGGTGATGACCAGCAGCTGGCCGCCATCGGCGCCGGCGGCGTCCTGCGCGACATCGCTGACCGCCACGGCGCGCTCAAGCTCGCCGAGCTGATGCGGTTCGCCGACCCTGCCGAGGGCGCTGCGACTCTGGCGCTTCGCGAAGGACTTCCCGAGGCGTTGGGCTACTACTTCGACACCAAGCGCGTCCACGTCGGCGACGTCGCCACCCTGACCGATGAGATCTTCACCGCCTGGCGCAGCGATCGCGCCGCCGGCAAGGATGCGGTGATGCTGGCACCCACTCGCGACCTGGTGGCCGAGCTCAACGCCCGCGCCCGCGACGCGCGACTGGGCGACGTCGGCGCCGCACCGGACCGTGAGCTGCGACTGGCCGACGGCAACAGCGCCTCGGTCGGCGACGTCGTGCTGACCCGCAACAACGACCGCCGGCTGCGGATCTCGGCAACCGACTGGGTCAAGAACGGCGACCGCTGGCTCGTCGACGACGTGCGCGGCACGGCACTGTCGGTGCGGCACGTGGAGACCGGCCTGCGGGTGCTGCTGCCGGCGAACTACGTCGCCGAGCACACCGAGCTGGGCTACGCCTCGACCGTCCACACCGCCCAGGGCATCTCGGCCGACACCATGCACGGGCTCGTGACCGGCGACCAGACCCGCCAGCAGCTCTACACGATGATGAGCCGCGGCCGCCATGAAAACCACGCCTACGTCGTGGTCGCCAGCGACGGCAACGCCCACGGTCTGATCCGTCCCGAGGCCCTTCGTCCGCCCACGGCCGGCGACGTCCTGACCCAGGTCTTGGCCCGACACGAGTCCCCGCGTTCGGCCACCACGCTGATCGCCGAGGCCCAGGCCCCAGAAGCTCGCCTGCAGAGGGCGACCGAGAGGTATGCCGACGCCATCTACGTCGCCGCCGCAGACCTCCTCGGAGACGATGCCGTAGCCGGCATCGAGACCCAGGCCGAGGTCCTTGTTCCTGGTCTGGTCGACGAGCCGGCATGGCCGGCGTTGCGTGCGCACCTGGTGCTGCTTCAGGCGCAGGGTGCCGGCGCGATCGGCGAGCTCGCCGACGCTGTCGCGGCCCGTGACATCGAGTCGGCCGACGACCGTGCCGCGGTGCTGGACTGGCGGCTTGACCCTACGGGCAGGCGCGACGCCGAGCCGGGGCCGCTGCCCTGGCTTCCTGCCGTCCCGGTCGGGCTCGCCGGCGACACCCAGTGGGGCAAGTACTTGGGGTCGCTTGCCGACCAGATCCGGGAGCTTGCCAGCGAGGTGCACGACGCGACCTCCGGCGCGGACTCCCCGGCCTGGGCGCGTCACGCCCGCCTCTCCCCTACCACGGCGATCGCCGGCGACATCGCCGTGTGGAGGGCCGCCACGGGTGTCGACGAGGCCGACCGGCGTCCGACCGGACCACGGCAGATGCAGAAGGCCGCCGTGATGTATCAACGCCAGCTCGACACCCGTCTGGACGCCGGACGTCGCCCCGCGATGGACGAGTGGGGGCCAGCCATCCATACACTGCACCCGCGTTCGGATTCCTTCACTCCCCCGCTCGCTGAGCGTTTGGCCGCGATCAACCGGTCCGGCGTCAACGCCGCGGACCTGCTGAGCCGCGCCGCCGCGGAAGGTCCGTTGCCCGACGAGCACGTGGCCGCAGCGCTCTGGTGGCGCATCGCCCGGCACCTGTCGCCGGCGGTCGCGGCCGAGCAGAACTCCAGCGACGGCCAGCTGGCTCCTGACTGGGAAGACCTCCTGCACGAGCACCTCGGCGTCGAGGAGGCGTCCAACGTGACCTCATCACCGTGGTGGCCGACCCTGGTGGCCACCGTCGACCAGGCACACGATCGAGGCTGGCCGGTCGAGCAGCTGCTCGACTTCGCCAAGACCAGCGACGTCGAGGACCTCGACCTGGCTCAGGCGATGATCTGGCGCATCGCCCTGGTGACCGACCCACCCCCGACCGACGACTACGACGTCCCCGAGGAGAACCCGCCGCCCGAGGACCTCCACGAGCCGGACCCGCTCGAGTTCGACCACGACCATGCCCGCGAGACCGGGGCCCACGTCGACGTCGACGAGCTGGACGCCGCGGCGCACACCCGCGAGCTCCTGGAGCCGGCAGGAGCCACCGGTTCGGGTCTGGACCGGATCATCGACCGGGCATGGGAGCTGCAGGCCTCCCCCGTCCCGGTCCAGCGCATCAACGCCATCAACGCCGCAGCAGCCGACTACTTCGAGAGCCAGTTCTCCGACTCGTGGGCGCGACTGCACGTGCACGAACGACTCGGTGTCGACCTTGCCGGCGACGACCGATTCCGCCCCGGCTACGCCCCAACAGGCTGGACCAACCTGGTCGACCACCTGCGCACCCACGGCTTCAGCGACGACGAGATGCTCGCCGCCGGCGTGGCCAAGGAAGGCTCCACCGGACGACTGATCGACCGGCTCCGCGACCGCGCCGTCCTGCCCGTCATCACCCAAGGACGAGTCATCGGGTTCGTCGGCCGACGCAACCCCGACGCCACCCACGACCTCGCCGGACCCAAGTACCTCAACTCCCCCGACACTGTGGTGTTCCACAAGGGCGCCCAGCTCTACGGCATCGCCGACGACCACGTGTCCCACGGCGCAGTACCCGTACTCGTCGAGGGTCCCTTCGACGCGATCGCCGTCACCATCGCCTCAGGTGGCGCGTTCGTCGGCGTCGCACCGCTCGGCACATCGACGACCGAGGAGCAGGCCGCCCAGCTCGCCGGTCTGCACGCCACACCGTTGGTGGCCACCGACGGCGACCTCGCCGGACGGATCGCCGCCGAACGTGACCTGTGGTTGCTCGCACCGCATCTGGTCACACCCCGGGTTGTGCCCATGCCGATCGGCGCCGATCCGGCCAGTCTGCTCGAGCAGCGGGGACCGGCCCAGCTCGTGGCTCTGCTGCAGCAGCACCGTGACCTCGCCGCACTCCTGGTCGACGAACGTCTCACCAACCTGGCCGACCCGAGAGCCAGGAGCACCAACGCGGCCGAGGTCATCGCCGTCATGGCGCCCGAGCAGTGGGAGGACCTCATCGCCACCACGGCGGCAGCAGGGGCGCTGGAGGCTGGTCAGTTGCGCACCGACGTCGCGGCCGCGGCATGCTCGTTCAACCAGGACCCGCAGCGCTACTGCACCGACAAGCTCGGCCGCGTCTCTGACGTGCGTCAGCGCCTCGAACGGCAGGACAAGGCGCGCCCGGCCGACCGGTGGGCGCCGCTCGGACGCTCTCTCGATGGCCGCCTGACTGCCCGAAAGGACTGGCCGGCCGCCGCGACAATGCTGCAGCGACTCCACGAGCAGGGCGTCGACATCGAGCAGGTCGCACGGGAGGCGATCGCCACACGACCGCTGGGCGAGAACCCCTGCCGTGACCTGCGGTACCGACTCGCCGGGCACCTAGATAATTCTCAAAGCACGGGCGTTTCGGTGCCGCGCACGGCGACCACGCCGCGACCGCAGGTCCGCCGCGGACCCCAGCACCGTCCTGACCGCACACCGCGTCGCTGACCCAGACCGACAGCCGAGGCTGTTATCG
This region includes:
- the mobF gene encoding MobF family relaxase, which translates into the protein MSIHKLTAGSGYDYLTRQVAAMDATEKGHTSLATYYADHGETPGQWMGSGMAGIDGLDEGDPVTAEQMKALFGFGFHPLADSRVAQLTDSASTADIKRARQLGTPYKVYEADVPPYRIEVARRLEDLNVAAGRPREAVVSLEERAQVRTEVAREYFEREHGREPADARELASSVALYSRPKTTAVAGYDLTFSPVKSVSTLWAVADPATAAAIERAHNAAVKDALAFIEREALYTRTGTNGVRQVDVRGLVATAFTHRDSRAGDPDLHTHVAVANKVQTAKDGMWLAIDGRLMFQATVAASEAYNTALERHLEASLGVRFEERENTDRRKRPVREIVGVDPRLNERWSTRRQSIEERRDVLVAKFHADHGRPPTAVEAVQLAQQATLETRDVKHEPRSMPEQRAQWAEQATGVLGVRGLEQMVTTALRPAPLSAQAAADRRVDAAWIGRVAGRVVEGVQDRRSTWNRWNLISEAQRHVRRSDVPADQVQHLVNLVVDQAIATCQPLGVVDDSVTEPEQLQRRDGASVYTVVGATLYTSPRILAAEQRIVEAAGVRDRHRVAPVDVDLALLESAANGVELNAGQDAMVRGMATSGARVQLGIAAAGTGKTTAMRVLTRAWEGSGGKVIGLAPSAAAAAALREQTGTTTDTLAKLVDSLQRGTGGALVDQIGAGTLVVIDEAGMADTLSLDTAITAVLERGASVRLIGDDQQLAAIGAGGVLRDIADRHGALKLAELMRFADPAEGAATLALREGLPEALGYYFDTKRVHVGDVATLTDEIFTAWRSDRAAGKDAVMLAPTRDLVAELNARARDARLGDVGAAPDRELRLADGNSASVGDVVLTRNNDRRLRISATDWVKNGDRWLVDDVRGTALSVRHVETGLRVLLPANYVAEHTELGYASTVHTAQGISADTMHGLVTGDQTRQQLYTMMSRGRHENHAYVVVASDGNAHGLIRPEALRPPTAGDVLTQVLARHESPRSATTLIAEAQAPEARLQRATERYADAIYVAAADLLGDDAVAGIETQAEVLVPGLVDEPAWPALRAHLVLLQAQGAGAIGELADAVAARDIESADDRAAVLDWRLDPTGRRDAEPGPLPWLPAVPVGLAGDTQWGKYLGSLADQIRELASEVHDATSGADSPAWARHARLSPTTAIAGDIAVWRAATGVDEADRRPTGPRQMQKAAVMYQRQLDTRLDAGRRPAMDEWGPAIHTLHPRSDSFTPPLAERLAAINRSGVNAADLLSRAAAEGPLPDEHVAAALWWRIARHLSPAVAAEQNSSDGQLAPDWEDLLHEHLGVEEASNVTSSPWWPTLVATVDQAHDRGWPVEQLLDFAKTSDVEDLDLAQAMIWRIALVTDPPPTDDYDVPEENPPPEDLHEPDPLEFDHDHARETGAHVDVDELDAAAHTRELLEPAGATGSGLDRIIDRAWELQASPVPVQRINAINAAAADYFESQFSDSWARLHVHERLGVDLAGDDRFRPGYAPTGWTNLVDHLRTHGFSDDEMLAAGVAKEGSTGRLIDRLRDRAVLPVITQGRVIGFVGRRNPDATHDLAGPKYLNSPDTVVFHKGAQLYGIADDHVSHGAVPVLVEGPFDAIAVTIASGGAFVGVAPLGTSTTEEQAAQLAGLHATPLVATDGDLAGRIAAERDLWLLAPHLVTPRVVPMPIGADPASLLEQRGPAQLVALLQQHRDLAALLVDERLTNLADPRARSTNAAEVIAVMAPEQWEDLIATTAAAGALEAGQLRTDVAAAACSFNQDPQRYCTDKLGRVSDVRQRLERQDKARPADRWAPLGRSLDGRLTARKDWPAAATMLQRLHEQGVDIEQVAREAIATRPLGENPCRDLRYRLAGHLDNSQSTGVSVPRTATTPRPQVRRGPQHRPDRTPRR